In Musa acuminata AAA Group cultivar baxijiao chromosome BXJ2-8, Cavendish_Baxijiao_AAA, whole genome shotgun sequence, one genomic interval encodes:
- the LOC135620314 gene encoding DNA (cytosine-5)-methyltransferase DRM2-like isoform X1, whose product MLFPIFRNASDMHNIYFFKKNLQELFEDFPAEDRKLLILVEMGFPTNDASAAIARCGPNASILELADSIHAAQLANKLDDNLGVSTVSSLVEDERQSNCPRGAESRFAEVTRSKRRCTSTEDEDSVISFSKPMVGFSLPNQRMYMVPRKISEAAIGPPYFYYENVALAPKGVWETMSRFLYDIKPEFVDSKYFCAAARKRGYIHNLPIHNRFPVLPIPPRTIHEVFPATKKWWPSWDPRKQFNCLLTCISGSRLTERIRRELVQYDDPPPPQVRQFVLNECRRWNLIWVGQHKVAPLEPDELEILLGYPRNHTRGGGMSRTERYRSLGNSFQVDTVAYHLSTLKNLFPDGLKVLSLFSGIGGAEVALHRLGMDMKVVVSVEISKVNRDVLRSWWQETGQSGMLIEFVDVQELNPHKMEHLVNRFGGFDLVIGGSPCNNLTGSNRYTRIGLEGIHSSLFFDYWRILDLVKCLMGRTS is encoded by the exons ATGCTATTTCCAATATTCAGAAATGCATCAGACAtgcataatatttatttttttaaaaaaaatcttcagGAACTTTTTGAAGATTTTCCTGCAGAGGATAGGAAGTTGTTGATCTTAGTCGAAATGGGTTTTCCCACTAATGATGCATCTGCAGCCATCGCTAGATGTG GTCCAAATGCATCTATATTGGAATTAGCAGATTCCATACATGCGGCTCAGTTGGCAAATAAGCTCGATGATAATTTAGGCGTATCTACCGTCTCCAGTTTAGTTGAAGATGAG CGTCAATCTAATTGCCCAAGAGGTGCGGAGAGTAGGTTTGCAGAGGTGACCAGGAGCAAACGAAGATGCACCTCAACAGAAGATGAAGACTCTGTTATCTCTTTTTCAAAGCCTATGGTTGGTTTTAGCCTTCCAAATCAGCGGATGTACATGGTTCCGAGAAAGATAAGTGAGGCAGCTATTGGTCCACCGTACTTCTATTATGAGAACGTGGCGTTGGCACCAAAAGGAGTCTGGGAAACTATGTCACGCTTCTTGTATGACATCAAGCCAGAGTTTGTGGATTCCAAGTACTTTTGTGCTGCAGCCAGAAAGAGGGGATATATCCATAATCTTCCTATACATAACAGATTTCCTGTTCTTCCAATCCCTCCAAGAACCATTCACGAGGTATTTCCGGCAACAAAGAAGTGGTGGCCCTCTTGGGATCCTAGAAAACAATTCAACTGTTTGCTGACATGCATATCGGGTTCAAGACTGACGGAGAGGATCCGCAGGGAGCTTGTACAGTATGATGATCCACCACCACCACAAGTAAGACAGTTTGTGCTAAATGAATGCAGAAGGTGGAACTTGATCTGGGTGGGGCAGCATAAGGTTGCTCCTTTAGAACCTGATGAACTCGAGATACTTCTGGGGTATCCAAGAAACCACACGCGTGGGGGTGGCATGAGCAGGACAGAAAGATACAGGTCTCTAGGGAACTCATTCCAGGTAGATACAGTAGCATACCATCTATCTACTTTGAAGAATTTGTTTCCAGATGGTTTGAAGGTACTCTCTCTTTTCTCGGGTATCGGAGGGGCAGAAGTGGCTCTTCATCGTTTGGGAATGGACATGAAGGTTGTGGTTTCTGTTGAAATCTCTAAGGTAAATAGAGACGTACTTAGGAGTTGGTGGCAGGAAACAGGCCAATCTGGGATGCTCATCGAATTTGTTGATGTGCAAGAACTTAACCCTCACAAGATGGAGCACTTGGTTAACCGGTTTGGTGGATTCGATCTCGTCATTGGAGGAAGTCCATGCAATAACCTCACAGGCAGCAACCGTTATACTCGAATTGGTCTTGAGGGTATCCATTCTTCACTGTTTTTTGACTATTGGCGAATCTTGGACCTGGTGAAGTGTCTCATGGGAAGGACTAGTTGA
- the LOC135620314 gene encoding DNA (cytosine-5)-methyltransferase DRM2-like isoform X2, producing MVGFSLPNQRMYMVPRKISEAAIGPPYFYYENVALAPKGVWETMSRFLYDIKPEFVDSKYFCAAARKRGYIHNLPIHNRFPVLPIPPRTIHEVFPATKKWWPSWDPRKQFNCLLTCISGSRLTERIRRELVQYDDPPPPQVRQFVLNECRRWNLIWVGQHKVAPLEPDELEILLGYPRNHTRGGGMSRTERYRSLGNSFQVDTVAYHLSTLKNLFPDGLKVLSLFSGIGGAEVALHRLGMDMKVVVSVEISKVNRDVLRSWWQETGQSGMLIEFVDVQELNPHKMEHLVNRFGGFDLVIGGSPCNNLTGSNRYTRIGLEGIHSSLFFDYWRILDLVKCLMGRTS from the coding sequence ATGGTTGGTTTTAGCCTTCCAAATCAGCGGATGTACATGGTTCCGAGAAAGATAAGTGAGGCAGCTATTGGTCCACCGTACTTCTATTATGAGAACGTGGCGTTGGCACCAAAAGGAGTCTGGGAAACTATGTCACGCTTCTTGTATGACATCAAGCCAGAGTTTGTGGATTCCAAGTACTTTTGTGCTGCAGCCAGAAAGAGGGGATATATCCATAATCTTCCTATACATAACAGATTTCCTGTTCTTCCAATCCCTCCAAGAACCATTCACGAGGTATTTCCGGCAACAAAGAAGTGGTGGCCCTCTTGGGATCCTAGAAAACAATTCAACTGTTTGCTGACATGCATATCGGGTTCAAGACTGACGGAGAGGATCCGCAGGGAGCTTGTACAGTATGATGATCCACCACCACCACAAGTAAGACAGTTTGTGCTAAATGAATGCAGAAGGTGGAACTTGATCTGGGTGGGGCAGCATAAGGTTGCTCCTTTAGAACCTGATGAACTCGAGATACTTCTGGGGTATCCAAGAAACCACACGCGTGGGGGTGGCATGAGCAGGACAGAAAGATACAGGTCTCTAGGGAACTCATTCCAGGTAGATACAGTAGCATACCATCTATCTACTTTGAAGAATTTGTTTCCAGATGGTTTGAAGGTACTCTCTCTTTTCTCGGGTATCGGAGGGGCAGAAGTGGCTCTTCATCGTTTGGGAATGGACATGAAGGTTGTGGTTTCTGTTGAAATCTCTAAGGTAAATAGAGACGTACTTAGGAGTTGGTGGCAGGAAACAGGCCAATCTGGGATGCTCATCGAATTTGTTGATGTGCAAGAACTTAACCCTCACAAGATGGAGCACTTGGTTAACCGGTTTGGTGGATTCGATCTCGTCATTGGAGGAAGTCCATGCAATAACCTCACAGGCAGCAACCGTTATACTCGAATTGGTCTTGAGGGTATCCATTCTTCACTGTTTTTTGACTATTGGCGAATCTTGGACCTGGTGAAGTGTCTCATGGGAAGGACTAGTTGA
- the LOC135620314 gene encoding DNA (cytosine-5)-methyltransferase DRM2-like isoform X3, with the protein MDWTSGSEGNEDFEWDSDDEATTGDVVPSSEPLACPPGEGCETGPSRSAMVCHFMGMGFSEDMIMKAIKENGEENSEAILEALLTYMSIGTSPSEYDSIPRDLSVLSNKDEADDDPYDRVASVDEVQMHLYWN; encoded by the exons ATG GATTGGACCAGCGGGAGTGAAGGGAACGAGGATTTTGAATGGGACAGCGATGATGAGGCGACGACGGGAGATGTTGTGCCGTCTTCTGAGCCCCTTGCGTGCCCGCCTGGGGAG GGTTGCGAGACTGGCCCTTCTCGCTCAGCAATGGTTTGTCATTTTATGGGGATGGGATTTTCTGAGGACATGATCATGAAGGCAATCAAAGAAAATG GAGAAGAAAATTCAGAAGCTATACTAGAAGCATTGCTTACTTATATG TCTATTGGAACATCACCATCAGAATATGACTCCATCCCTAGAGATCTTTCCGTCTTAAGCAACAAAGATGAAGCAGATGACGATCCTTATGACAGAGTTGCTTCTGTAGATGAG GTCCAAATGCATCTATATTGGAATTAG
- the LOC135618286 gene encoding zinc finger CCCH domain-containing protein 32-like produces the protein MEPFEPASEPGQPRADPETVLEGSMWKMELGSEEPPAYPERHGRPDCAYYMRTGTCGFGDGCRYNHPRDRRMVARAARTGSAQHREHTSRPACRYFVSYGSCKFGDTCKYEHPKPNGSVILASLNKYGYPLRPGEKECSYYIRTGHCKFGLICKFNHPEPSLPLPASPSYSIVQPTISPSHQQYPVITSWEVGRSSMLPASYMQGPYGPMLLFPGIMPDPGWSTFPVTPSPLISTGGEQNTVLEESQHDSAAQISRLHPAHTESYPMAASVSPSTNNQTENVLPERLDEPDCQDHKRTSYRKLGSRCTSHHRTENIPPETSCVFSLIGHPLHPFSSG, from the exons ATGGAGCCGTTCGAGCCGGCCTCTGAGCCGGGACAGCCCCGCGCTGACCCCGAGACGGTACTGGAAG GATCGATGTGGAAGATGGAATTGGGCAGCGAGGAGCCTCCGGCGTATCCTGAGAGGCATGGCCGGCCTGACTGTGCCTACTACATGCGGACCGGGACATGTGGTTTTGGTGATGGCTGCCGCTACAATCACCCCCGTGATCGCCGGATG GTAGCCAGAGCAGCGAGAACTGGATCTGCACAACACCGGGAGCACACTAGCCGACCTGCATGCAGG TATTTTGTCAGCTACGGGAGTTGCAAATTTGGTGATACTTGCAAGTATGAACACCCAAAGCCAAATGGATCTGTGATACTGGCATCTTTAAATAAATATGGCTATCCATTACGTCCG GGTGAGAAAGAATGCTCCTATTATATCAGGACAGGCCACTGCAAGTTTGGATTAATTTGTAAATTCAACCACCCTGAACCCTCGTTGCCCTTGCCAGCATCACCATCTTATTCTATTGTTCAGCCCACCATATCTCCTTCGCATCAACAGTACCCTGTAATTACCAGTTGGGAAGTTGGTAGATCGTCGATGTTGCCTGCGTCATACATGCAAGGACCTTATGGCCCAATGTTGCTCTTCCCTGGGATCATGCCAGACCCTGGCTGGAGTACCTTTCCG GTCACTCCAAGTCCTCTAATATCTACCGGTGGAGAACAGAATACTGTCCTAGAAGAATCACAACACGATTCAGCAGCACAGATTTCTCGTTTGCATCCTGCTCATACAGAATCTTATCCGATGGCTGCCTCGGTTAGTCCATCAACCAATAATCAGACTGAAAACGTGCTTCCAGAGAGGCTTGATGAACCTGATTGCCAAGACCATAAGAGAACAAGCTATCGTAAATTAGGATCCAGATGCACATCTCATCATCGTACAGAGAATATCCCACCAGAAACAAGCTGTGTCTTTAGCCTTATTGGCCATCCTCTTCATCCG TTTTCTTCAGGCTAA
- the LOC135620318 gene encoding mevalonate kinase-like isoform X1 → MAEVRARAPGKIILSGEHAVVHGSTAVAAAIDLYTYVSFRLDSPLPTENGDGSVELELKDMALVFSWSSSRLKEVLGDGFADSSTPVSCSPGRIKSIAALVEEQNIPEAKFWLSSGVSCFLYLYTSIHGYKRGKVVVTSDLPLGSGLGSSASFCVSVAGALLALSDAISVDTSQTEWFKFSKNELELVTRWAFEGEKIIHGKPSGIDNTVSTFGGMIQFRSGELTHIKSSAPLRMLITNTKVGRNTKALVAGVSERASRHPDAMASVFTAVDFISKELSAIIQSPAQDDISITAREEKIEELMEMNQGLLQCMGVSHAAIETVLRTMLKYKLASKLTGAGGGGCVLTLLPTLLSCTIIDRAIAELDSCGFQCLKAEVGGRGLEICFS, encoded by the exons ATGGCGGAGGTCCGAGCTCGTGCCCCCGGCAAGATCATCCTCTCCGGCGAGCACGCCGTCGTCCACGGCTCcaccgccgtcgccgccgccattGACCTCTACACCTACGTCTCCTTCCGCCTTGATTCCCCCCTTCCCACTG AGAATGGTGATGGATCCGTAGAATTAGAGCTTAAGGATATGGCCTTGGTGTTTTCTTGGTCGTCCTCGAGATTAAAGGAGGTGTTGGGGGACGGTTTTGCTGATTCTTCAACCCCAGTTTCGTGCTCGCCGGGACGAATCAAGTCGATTGCTGCCCTCGTCGAAGAACAGAACATCCCCGAAGCCAAATTTTGGCTTTCTTCCGGGGTTTCCTGTTTTCTCTATCTCTACACCTCGATCCATGG CTACAAGAGAGGAAAAGTGGTTGTCACGTCGGATCTGCCTCTGGGATCGGGGCTTGGTTCATCTGCTTCATTCTGCGTCTCGGTCGCTGGTGCTCTGCTTGCTTTATCTGATGCCATAAGCGTCGACACCTCGCAGACTGAATGGTTTAAATTTAGCAAGAATGAGCTTGAACTGGTGACTAGATGGGCATTCGAAGGGGAAAAGATTATTCATGGAAAGCCATCTGGCATTGATAACACCGTAAGCACATTTG GTGGCATGATTCAGTTCAGGTCGGGTGAGTTGACTCACATCAAGTCGAGTGCTCCTCTAAGAATGCTCATCACTAATACAAAGGTTGGGAGGAACACAAAAGCACTGGTTGCTGGTGTATCTGAAAGAGCATCCAGGCATCCGGATGCTATGGCTTCTGTGTTTACTGCAGTCGATTTTATTAGCAAGGAATTATCGGCCATTATACAATCACCTGCTCAAGATGACATATCCATCACTGCAAGAGAAGAAAAGATAGAGGAGTTAATGGAAATGAATCAAGGTTTACTCCAGTGCATGGGGGTAAGCCATGCTGCTATAGAGACGGTGCTTCGAACCATGCTGAAGTACAAATTAGCTTCCAAGCTGACCGGGGCTGGTGGTGGAGGGTGTGTTTTGACACTGCTGCCAACAT TGCTATCTTGCACGATCATCGATAGGGCTATTGCTGAGCTCGATTCATGCGGCTTCCAGTGCTTGAAGGCTGAAGTTGGTGGGAGAGGTCTTGAGATTTGTTTCAGCTGA
- the LOC135620318 gene encoding mevalonate kinase-like isoform X2 translates to MAEVRARAPGKIILSGEHAVVHGSTAVAAAIDLYTYVSFRLDSPLPTENGDGSVELELKDMALVFSWSSSRLKEVLGDGFADSSTPVSCSPGRIKSIAALVEEQNIPEAKFWLSSGVSCFLYLYTSIHGYKRGKVVVTSDLPLGSGLGSSASFCVSVAGALLALSDAISVDTSQTEWFKFSKNELELVTRWAFEGEKIIHGKPSGIDNTVSTFGGMIQFRSGELTHIKSSAPLRMLITNTKVGRNTKALVAGVSERASRHPDAMASVFTAVDFISKELSAIIQSPAQDDISITAREEKIEELMEMNQGLLQCMGVSHAAIETVLRTMLKYKLASKLTGAGGGGCVLTLLPTWLLLSSIHAASSA, encoded by the exons ATGGCGGAGGTCCGAGCTCGTGCCCCCGGCAAGATCATCCTCTCCGGCGAGCACGCCGTCGTCCACGGCTCcaccgccgtcgccgccgccattGACCTCTACACCTACGTCTCCTTCCGCCTTGATTCCCCCCTTCCCACTG AGAATGGTGATGGATCCGTAGAATTAGAGCTTAAGGATATGGCCTTGGTGTTTTCTTGGTCGTCCTCGAGATTAAAGGAGGTGTTGGGGGACGGTTTTGCTGATTCTTCAACCCCAGTTTCGTGCTCGCCGGGACGAATCAAGTCGATTGCTGCCCTCGTCGAAGAACAGAACATCCCCGAAGCCAAATTTTGGCTTTCTTCCGGGGTTTCCTGTTTTCTCTATCTCTACACCTCGATCCATGG CTACAAGAGAGGAAAAGTGGTTGTCACGTCGGATCTGCCTCTGGGATCGGGGCTTGGTTCATCTGCTTCATTCTGCGTCTCGGTCGCTGGTGCTCTGCTTGCTTTATCTGATGCCATAAGCGTCGACACCTCGCAGACTGAATGGTTTAAATTTAGCAAGAATGAGCTTGAACTGGTGACTAGATGGGCATTCGAAGGGGAAAAGATTATTCATGGAAAGCCATCTGGCATTGATAACACCGTAAGCACATTTG GTGGCATGATTCAGTTCAGGTCGGGTGAGTTGACTCACATCAAGTCGAGTGCTCCTCTAAGAATGCTCATCACTAATACAAAGGTTGGGAGGAACACAAAAGCACTGGTTGCTGGTGTATCTGAAAGAGCATCCAGGCATCCGGATGCTATGGCTTCTGTGTTTACTGCAGTCGATTTTATTAGCAAGGAATTATCGGCCATTATACAATCACCTGCTCAAGATGACATATCCATCACTGCAAGAGAAGAAAAGATAGAGGAGTTAATGGAAATGAATCAAGGTTTACTCCAGTGCATGGGGGTAAGCCATGCTGCTATAGAGACGGTGCTTCGAACCATGCTGAAGTACAAATTAGCTTCCAAGCTGACCGGGGCTGGTGGTGGAGGGTGTGTTTTGACACTGCTGCCAACAT GGCTATTGCTGAGCTCGATTCATGCGGCTTCCAGTGCTTGA